The segment AAGATCATGGAACGGTGCGATAAACAAGGGTTTTCAATGAAACAGGGGGTTCTTACTTCAGGCTGTGCCCAGCTCCTTATGCACCAAGGAACACCCTGGTTTCATGGATGTGGAAGGCATGAACAAACAAGGTCTTTAAATCCATTGAGAGAAAAAACCATCAAACAACTTCACTGCAATTATTCTCACTACTTGGAAGAGCTATTGCGGAGTATGTTGGATGACCAAATAGGTGATGTGAATGATTTTGAAGCTTTTTTAAGAACATTGCAACAGTGAAAGACCAAACCCAATCGTGTGGTTTCAAATTCACTAGCTTCCAAGCATAAGAGTAATGATGTATTTCTTAATAGCACCGTCCTGGAGGCAACCGATGGTCCAATACTGAAGTTTTgaatgcagatgaaaaagaacgaTCTTATGCTAAAAAGAATGTGGTCTTGTGGACTGCTATTGTAGTGGCATATGCAATATGTAGGTATCTCGAAGGGGTTCGTGGCCTATTTGAAATAAGACCTGAGTTAGCAGTTGCAGAGCACGACATAGCTCTTGTCACCATGGTTCGGAATGTGCCCCAGGCCTGCGTTTCTATAAAACAGGGTAAGTGGCAGACGAATAAATATGTGGGTGTGTCACTAGTGGGAAAGACTCCTGCAGTCATGGACTTTGGGAAGGTTGAATCAGAATTTGCTAGAGGCAGTGTTATTGATAAGGATGCTATGGTGCGGGCACTTGACAATGTTGTTGCTTCTATGGTTGGACTTGATGTATTTACAAAAGAATCTCTAGCTAAAGACAACAAGTTAGTACAACATAAAAGTGATACCTTATTTCGGTGCAAGTGCAGTAGAAGCGCAGGAAGGTCTAGTCTTAGAAATAGTCGAAGCTGTTGGTGGGGTTGTGAGAGATGCTTATATTCAAGTTTGTTCCACAAATACAGTGAATTTCAATGTGAATAATGTGCACTGCTTGACTGTAGTGTATTTCAGGACATGATATTAATAGTGATGCTATTGGAGCAATGAAGCATGTGGAGACAGTCAACTAGTCAAGATTGAAGTGTTTAGTGGAATTCCTATTTTATAATAGTGGGTACAGCTAAGATCTCATTATGAAATGAGGCATTTAGGAAAAATATTAGAAGTTTGtggaactcatcaaaatattttagAACTAATAATTTTTTAAGATTTAACAACATAATTGTAGATTTAGTATTCCTTCTTAAAAATTAATCATAAGACCAACACCAccttgaaattttaaacttgtccgTTATTTAAAAATCCATAAAAGTTCCTGTTTATAAAAGCTCTTAAAAATACTAACTTCATATTAAcagaaaactaattttaaaaaataagcTCCCAACTAATACAAAACTAATTAAACATCTAATTACTAACACTAAATCATATAGATAACTTCATTACAAAATATTAATGGTAATTAGCAACACGATTCCACCGGCAGGTTCCCTGGACTCATTCACAGTACTGACAGGAGGAGGAGGTGGGCTTAGAGGCCGCCCTGGACCACATACCTTTACATAAGAAGTGGTTGCAATGCTTACTGTTTGATAAGCACTGGTGAAGTTGCTCGTCTTCATCCTGCAAGTGCCTGTACCATCACTCATCGATGTAGATGGAGTGCAGTTCGGATTCTTAAGGCAGGTCTGCCAACAATCTGGATTCCCCAAATAATATATCTCGAAGTTTGATTCTAACTCTGGGGGATAAGATAAGAATTCTGTATGATCCAGTTGAACCATACTCTGGTTATTGCTACACTGTGTTATATCCTGTTGCCTCTTGCATCCCTTTGTGACATCATTCGGATCTATCTGATCAAAATCTGCAGATGGGCATGCGCAATATGGACCTGTACCATTGTAAATACAAACCCCAAAATTTCCACACCATCCATAGACTTTGCACTGGTCTTCCACAGCACTCCATCCCAGCTCCCATATCCCTATATTAGTGATCCATCCATAGGACCTCAAATTTCCATTTGATTCCAGCTTCATTCTTCGCACCGTGATAGAATTGTCGGTATAATCTCCGCTCCGAGACACCCACAATATTTAATAACTATTTTTATACAATTACTCTCCCCTAATACACTAGAATAATGGACAGAATCTGATCGGATCGACGACTGCTAGTTGATGATGTCGATGATTTGAAATTTATTAGTCTCAAATTAAACATGTATTAAAAAAATGCATTATCGTTTACGTCGAGAAGTCTAATATGACTTgccctctatctatctatatatatataattctcttTGTTAGTCCCTGCCTATGGTCGAGACTAATGCTTTCgtttttgttatttctttcttccTCGCAACTGTGTCAATTGaagaaaacattttttttaagTCTGTCGgtacattgatttgatttataaaatagatttttttttcatttttttacggTTTTTATGATTATtgattaaaaatatgaaaaaaagtTCATCTGGGCAATGAGAAGTCAGTAAGAAAATATTTTAAACATTGCTTAATGTTTCGAGATGGGGAATCATTTTTTATTAGTCCTCACCTATGTAGGAGACTAATACTGTGTCAATTTAAGAAAACATTATTTTTCCTAAAGTCTGCGACACATTGattttttaaatagatttttttttcaatttttctcttttcttattGGCTTCTTCTCGCCAATGAGAAGTCAATAGAGAAAATATTTTAAACATTGCCTAATGTTTCGTATATAGTTTTTTAGTCCCACTAAAATTTATTCTATAGTTCACAGTAATTATGCTAAGGCATACCCTATATGAAGTTTTCAacttacttattgaaatcaatggttcaaaattgactagaaggatgcaagacgattgaattgatctcaatcgtatgtttacattaatattacttttttttttaaatgataaaaaactaaaaaacatattttaatatgattaattaaaaaaagaaTTTGTACAAAAGAAAAATCTACATTTTTTgctttaaataataatttattttaatggtatcttcttttatttgaatattccatatttttttgaaatttcaaaaatggaaaagacaaaattattgaaaaagaaagaattggctatttttttacttttttaaatgattaatttttcatTATGTGAAAATCttattttagttatttatgttttttaatgaaattacaaataataattcaaaattattagaattcatttaatttataattatttgtcatattaaaattttaattattatagagTACTTAGTTTTTGAATTAGAAACCTATCTTTTATTTCTATCTTCTTTTGAcaagaatatattttaatttaatcttcTTTTATTAAGATATTCTATTTTGCCTTAATGTCTTTTGCCCCGCTTGACAAGTTTCTTAGACatacctaatgtgcatttattgacctacctaacatgtatttatgacaacaattaatgcaacaaggtacaaagaggatttgtggtacttatcggctctcctgcatctgctggcctatGATATCGGAGAACACGAtcgaatttgtgcaccaatgccatcactgttgactgcTGACTGCTCTCTGATCTCTTATGTGTGTGGATAACAATGAGGATGTttcccctcatagtctatcttgtagactacCCTAGTAGCCCTAATCTCCCGAGTctgtcttctttatctcgtgactttgtcactctatcctatcttgtcaatcctttctagcctttatttcttatcgagagattgtctgtgatcttttcagacattttcatccaatctcttgatgGGGCATATCATTTCTGTcgtggggcaactttgtatcagtttatcttatcttctttgagccaacgcaacaagctgcattgtctcaaagaggggcaaaatgtagacacctaaaattgtcctgtgtaattaaataaatatttttatttatttaattattttatcctaattcttctattaattaaataaatctttatttatttaattaattcattagccttttctatccatgacacatgtcattcatcttttaattcctacactacctaccccctttattattttcttatttcctctacctaccctttaatcctagccgatcatttatcttttacacctcttaatcttatccctccatttcctatagagTCTTCCATATAAGAgtatactctccttcattatcaaccctaagcattctaattgtctaatcaatcttatgcaatcaagtcttcttgcgatgaagctatcaaccacatttccgttctttgttgagctcttgtgcacacataaaatctgagagaaaacatatcaagcaagatcaatggagataggaagaatggatattcaaaccctagtggacatgtgatggtacaatattttttattttgttgatctgcattgtcttaggtaatcttcatatgttatggtggatctttgttgttgttagactagggttttgtggttgaattcatttagtctttcaatattgttgtttccattatccacttttcaccatacacacttaCCACTCCATGCTTCTTGTAGGATATTGTCTTTAACACTCTTCATGGGACTTCTATTTAAAATGTATACTACACATGCTACGACTTCAACCAAACAAGATTTTTAGCTTTTAacaaactccttgtcatctccattatggttttgtttttcctctctactacaccattctattgtggtgtgtaCCTTGTTGTGAACCATTTTTTGATCCTATGATCTTTGCAAAAATCTAAATATTCATTAGAACTGTATTCATCACCACTATCAGATTTGAGTACCTTGATGAAGAGTCCACTTTGTTTTCCCACCATTGATTTGAACTCCTTCAATTTATTGAAAGCATCAGACTTCTCCTTGAGAAAgtatatccaagttttcctagtaaaatcatcaataaatgtcaaaaaACATAGACTTCCTCCTAAGGATGGAGTTTGCATTGGACCACATATATCAGTGTGAACTAACTCCAAAGATACTTTTGCTCTATTTGAACTTCTTACTAGAAATATTTCTCTATGTTGTTTTGTCATTATACAACTTTCACAAGAAGTAGTAGGTTGCATAATAGGTGGCAAACCTTTTACCATATTCTTCCTTTGCAATAAACTCAAGCCATCAAAATTAAGGTGTCCATACCTCAAATGTCAGAGCCATGTCGGGTCTAAAATTTTTGCCTTGAAATTAGCTTCCTCTATTCCATGAATTTGAAGGGGAAACATCCATTTCCTAGTCATCCAAACCCTAGAAATCAACCTATCACTATGATTTCTATCCAAGATTATGCAACCATAATTATTAAAGAGAACTCTGTACcctttttcaattaattgagcAACACTAATTAGATTGAGTTTTAATCCAAGCACATAGTAGACATCAAGAATTAagtttttttctccattttttatGAATACATTAATAACATCTTTCCCCATTACAAATAATACACTATCATTTcccaattttattttaaatttcacaGAATCATCTAGATTAGAAAATAACTCTCTATTTCTTGTCATGTGGTTACTACATCCACTATCTAAAAACTATACATTCTTAGAGCTTTCTTGTGCCACATTACAAGATATGAATATACTACCAAAAATTATTATGAGATACATCTGAATAATTTGCGCCAAGTTTATCAaattttgcttgtttctttctacattcataTGCAAAATAACCATATTTCTTACAATAATAATATTGAACATTGCATTTATCAAACCTTGATAATTGTTCTTGATATTGGTTTCTACCCCACCCTCTATTATTGAAACTATGATTGGATTAGCTAGTTCTTTTTCCTTGATCTGTATTCATCATTCCACCTttgcctcttcctcttcctcttcctctggaaTTTGGTCTTCATCTTCCTCTGCTTGATAAAGTTTGAGCTCTGAAATTATTCTCTGAAGAAGAACTATTGCTTTCTTTTAATCTAGACTCATGAGATAATAAGGAACCCATTAATTCATCCACATACAACTATGATAAGTCTTTTGATTCTTCAATAGCAACTACAAGTGTATCAAATCTATTAGGCAAACTGCGAAGAACTTTTTCAACCACTGTTTGACCATAAATGTTTTCTCCATGTGTCTTCAATTGATTAACAATGTTCATTACTTCAGTAAAGAAATGATCTATAGTATCTGATCCATTCATATGAAGGTTTTCAAAATTTCTCCTTAATGTTTGTAACTTAGCTACCTTTACTTTTGTTGTACCTTGGTAAGCAGTTTGTAAGGCCTCTCAAGAATGTTTTGACCTAGTTGTTGTAGCAACTCTTGGAAACACCGAATCATCCATAACTTGTTGAATGAAGAATAAAGCCCTAGCATCCTCCTTCCTTTTGTCTTTGAGCTGATATTTTTCTGCTTGTGGTAAATCCTGATAGGCCGCCTCATCTTATGGTTATGCAAAGCCTTTCTCTACCAAATCCAATATATCTGA is part of the Cryptomeria japonica chromosome 10, Sugi_1.0, whole genome shotgun sequence genome and harbors:
- the LOC131859224 gene encoding G-type lectin S-receptor-like serine/threonine-protein kinase At1g34300, with the translated sequence MKLESNGNLRSYGWITNIGIWELGWSAVEDQCKVYGWCGNFGVCIYNGTGPYCACPSADFDQIDPNDVTKGCKRQQDITQCSNNQSMVQLDHTEFLSYPPELESNFEIYYLGNPDCWQTCLKNPNCTPSTSMSDGTGTCRMKTSNFTSAYQTVSIATTSYVKVCGPGRPLSPPPPPVSTVNESREPAGGIVLLITINIL